In Flavobacteriales bacterium, one genomic interval encodes:
- a CDS encoding sensor histidine kinase: MGDLTQIQPTRSFILGQLSPRQLALLIASIVAILAACLSALGTFGVIPNSEVWWPFAVAVFVFAVAYGAVSFGIEQFIHRRIKMLYRTVHDLKRNPKEVDHLNLKGDVLGQVNEEVRAWARERGDQIEELEEREKFRREFIGNLAHELKTPIHNIQGYILTLLEGGLEDDRVNRDFLERAFTGVDRLNKLVEDLDMITQLESGVMDLRTAPLDLHDLVQETKKGMEILAKERGVKLKNTVPHDVMVMADRDRLAQVFTNLFNNAVNYGRSGGTCTVRAYTMGDQIVVELSDDGIGISKKHLPRLFERFYRVGKSRARNEGGSGLGLAIVKHIIEAHDQTIAVKSNEGEGTTFVFTLEKAN, from the coding sequence TTGGGCGACCTTACACAGATCCAGCCGACAAGGTCATTCATTTTGGGCCAACTTTCTCCTCGTCAGTTAGCGCTATTGATAGCGTCCATCGTTGCGATCCTTGCGGCTTGTTTGTCTGCGCTTGGCACATTCGGTGTTATTCCTAATTCAGAAGTTTGGTGGCCTTTCGCAGTCGCCGTTTTTGTTTTCGCTGTGGCGTATGGAGCGGTTTCCTTCGGTATTGAGCAATTCATCCACAGGCGCATTAAGATGCTGTACAGAACAGTGCATGATCTTAAGCGGAACCCCAAAGAGGTGGACCACTTGAATTTGAAAGGCGATGTATTGGGACAAGTGAATGAAGAAGTTCGTGCTTGGGCCAGAGAACGTGGCGATCAGATCGAAGAATTGGAGGAACGCGAAAAATTCCGACGTGAGTTCATTGGCAACCTGGCACATGAACTGAAGACACCGATCCATAATATCCAAGGGTATATACTCACGCTTTTGGAAGGTGGTCTGGAGGATGATCGGGTGAACCGTGATTTTCTTGAGCGCGCTTTCACCGGTGTCGACCGGTTGAATAAGCTCGTTGAGGACCTCGATATGATCACGCAATTGGAGAGCGGTGTCATGGACCTGAGGACTGCGCCGTTGGACCTCCATGATCTAGTGCAGGAAACCAAAAAAGGAATGGAGATCCTTGCTAAGGAGCGCGGTGTGAAACTGAAGAACACAGTACCACATGACGTTATGGTAATGGCCGATCGAGACCGCTTGGCCCAAGTATTCACCAACCTGTTCAATAATGCGGTGAACTACGGAAGATCGGGTGGTACATGCACAGTGCGGGCTTATACGATGGGTGACCAGATCGTAGTGGAATTATCCGATGATGGGATCGGAATTAGCAAGAAACACCTGCCACGCCTTTTCGAACGTTTCTATCGCGTAGGGAAAAGCAGAGCGCGCAACGAAGGCGGGTCCGGATTAGGGCTGGCGATCGTGAAACACATCATCGAAGCACACGACCAGACCATTGCCGTAAAGAGCAACGAGGGGGAAGGAACAACGTTCGTGTTCACCTTGGAGAAGGCGAATTAG
- a CDS encoding DUF4296 domain-containing protein: MKLTQLLLVALLFACGTKKAQPPADLLPREKFVSVLLEAQLIEARMNHELTVSHMGEVPSDEYYAELFAEQGTTKEQFQATFDHYSEHPNEMESIYEEIITELSKRKDGPSGMKNEE; encoded by the coding sequence ATGAAGCTTACCCAACTTTTGCTAGTAGCGTTGCTTTTCGCTTGTGGAACCAAGAAGGCCCAACCGCCCGCTGACCTGTTGCCACGCGAAAAATTCGTGAGCGTTCTATTGGAGGCGCAGTTGATCGAGGCTCGCATGAACCATGAGTTGACGGTATCGCATATGGGCGAAGTTCCTTCTGATGAATACTATGCTGAACTATTTGCCGAGCAAGGGACCACCAAGGAACAATTCCAAGCAACCTTCGACCATTACAGTGAACACCCGAACGAGATGGAATCCATCTACGAGGAGATCATTACCGAGTTGAGCAAGAGGAAGGATGGCCCTTCGGGAATGAAAAATGAAGAATGA
- a CDS encoding NAD-dependent epimerase/dehydratase family protein, with protein MDLVTGGTGIVGAHVLLELTMTGKPVRALARPKSDRTILTRIFKHYQPDRVDELLSRINWFEGDLDSPGALEDAMVGVRNVYHAAAMISFDPRDARTMHKVNVEGTANVVNAALIAGITRLCFVSSIAAIGEAPGHVERDETLPWSADEYTSAYALSKYDAELEIQRGIAEGLDAVIVNPCMIIGPGAPGKSTMTLIERLSKGSRFYPPGSNAYVDARDVAQCMIKLTDQAPNSERYLLVGENLTYKEFFTQFCKANGKPAPTQELKPWMLALAWRAERLRTFLTRTRPMVTKATVHSSIIERRYGNKKVVALTGHQFRPIKDAVENVVKYMRG; from the coding sequence ATGGATCTGGTCACTGGCGGCACGGGAATAGTAGGTGCACACGTTCTTCTCGAGCTCACCATGACCGGAAAGCCGGTTCGCGCATTGGCAAGGCCGAAGAGTGACCGCACGATCCTCACACGCATTTTCAAGCACTACCAGCCCGATAGGGTTGATGAACTTTTGTCCCGGATCAATTGGTTCGAAGGCGATCTGGACAGTCCTGGAGCATTGGAAGATGCAATGGTCGGAGTAAGAAATGTATACCACGCTGCTGCGATGATCTCCTTCGATCCACGCGATGCACGGACCATGCACAAGGTGAATGTGGAGGGCACTGCGAACGTGGTGAACGCCGCATTGATAGCGGGCATTACGCGGTTGTGTTTTGTAAGTTCCATTGCTGCGATCGGCGAAGCACCTGGGCATGTGGAGCGCGATGAGACCTTACCGTGGAGTGCCGATGAATACACCTCGGCATATGCGCTGAGCAAGTACGATGCGGAACTGGAAATTCAACGCGGCATCGCCGAAGGACTGGATGCAGTGATCGTAAATCCGTGCATGATCATTGGACCCGGTGCTCCGGGTAAAAGCACCATGACCTTGATCGAACGACTGAGCAAGGGATCCCGATTCTACCCGCCCGGTAGCAACGCTTATGTCGATGCACGGGACGTTGCACAATGCATGATCAAGTTAACGGACCAAGCCCCGAACAGCGAACGCTATTTGCTCGTTGGCGAGAACCTCACCTATAAGGAATTCTTCACGCAGTTCTGTAAAGCCAATGGCAAACCAGCGCCAACGCAGGAACTAAAGCCTTGGATGCTTGCACTCGCTTGGCGCGCTGAACGCCTGCGGACCTTCCTTACACGCACCCGACCGATGGTAACCAAAGCAACCGTTCATAGCTCCATTATTGAACGGCGATACGGCAACAAGAAAGTAGTTGCGTTAACAGGACATCAATTCCGGCCGATCAAGGATGCTGTAGAGAATGTTGTGAAGTATATGAGGGGGTGA
- a CDS encoding MGMT family protein — protein sequence MPKRTIQNNAVQERDFFADVMDVVRQVPKGRVTSYGAIAKYLGAARSSRMVGFCMNKAHHVEPPVPAHRVVNRNGMLTGKHHFATETLMEELLAEEGVMVKKDTILGFPDRFWDPAIELRL from the coding sequence ATGCCTAAACGCACCATTCAGAACAATGCGGTACAAGAGCGTGATTTCTTTGCCGATGTAATGGACGTTGTGCGACAGGTCCCCAAGGGCCGCGTTACGAGTTATGGTGCCATTGCCAAATACCTTGGTGCCGCACGTAGCAGCAGAATGGTAGGGTTCTGTATGAACAAAGCACACCACGTAGAACCTCCAGTACCTGCGCATCGCGTAGTGAATAGGAATGGCATGCTCACCGGAAAACACCACTTCGCAACAGAAACCCTCATGGAAGAGTTGTTGGCTGAAGAGGGTGTGATGGTAAAGAAGGATACCATACTCGGTTTTCCGGACCGTTTCTGGGATCCTGCAATTGAACTTCGTTTATGA
- a CDS encoding DNA/RNA non-specific endonuclease has product MKPITYILLLLAAFLVLPTTAQTDLEVQLKKLEEQNSAFTLQQEKMVARLDSVKLAIIRRDLQKWGLPKLEEGDELIVHPGHMLVYSEKHEQPKWTVHIAAPDLIKGNLARIDSFLPDPLVKTGTAVTADYWYSGYDRGHMVPSADMRWTYDALLGTYYYSNISPQLADFNRGKWAELEDWGRRYVYHTKRRVFIATGPVLRDGLPTMQKADRKNEVSIPELFWKVIVDLDGKDPKAIAFVMKNEKLEYPVISYAVPVDSVEKLTGIDFFPSLEDELENRIEVMADYKAWYEKDEDKAGETAPIPAPLPNGMFNSVQAKYHVGKTVTVCGTVVASRTTVKAKAIYLNFDTPNPDQEFYATVWQDKSVNFSYDPETYLLNKKICVTGKVTMFDEVPRISINNESEVQLYDEAVGK; this is encoded by the coding sequence ATGAAACCGATCACCTACATCCTATTGCTCTTGGCCGCCTTTTTAGTGTTGCCAACAACTGCCCAGACCGACCTCGAAGTTCAACTGAAAAAATTGGAGGAACAAAATTCTGCGTTCACCCTTCAACAGGAAAAAATGGTTGCACGCTTGGACTCGGTGAAGCTTGCGATCATCCGTCGAGACCTACAGAAATGGGGTTTGCCCAAATTGGAAGAAGGCGATGAATTGATCGTACACCCTGGACACATGTTGGTATACAGCGAGAAGCACGAACAACCGAAATGGACCGTACACATAGCTGCGCCCGACCTGATCAAAGGAAACTTAGCGCGTATTGACTCCTTCTTACCGGATCCATTGGTGAAGACAGGCACCGCAGTAACGGCGGATTATTGGTATAGCGGCTATGATCGCGGTCACATGGTTCCCAGTGCGGATATGCGTTGGACCTACGATGCTTTGCTCGGAACGTACTACTATAGCAATATCTCACCACAACTTGCCGACTTCAATCGTGGCAAATGGGCCGAACTGGAGGACTGGGGGCGCCGTTATGTCTACCACACCAAACGACGCGTATTCATCGCAACCGGCCCCGTTCTTCGCGATGGACTTCCTACAATGCAGAAAGCAGATCGAAAGAATGAGGTCAGCATCCCTGAGCTATTCTGGAAAGTGATCGTGGATCTGGACGGGAAGGATCCAAAGGCGATCGCATTCGTTATGAAGAATGAGAAATTGGAATACCCGGTGATCAGTTACGCAGTGCCGGTCGACAGCGTTGAGAAACTTACAGGGATCGATTTCTTTCCTTCATTGGAGGATGAGCTCGAGAATAGGATCGAGGTAATGGCGGACTATAAGGCATGGTATGAAAAAGACGAGGATAAGGCAGGTGAAACGGCTCCGATCCCTGCTCCCTTGCCAAATGGCATGTTCAATTCCGTACAAGCCAAATATCACGTTGGTAAGACCGTTACGGTCTGCGGAACAGTGGTAGCATCGCGCACAACGGTAAAAGCCAAAGCGATCTATTTGAACTTTGACACCCCGAATCCGGATCAGGAGTTCTATGCAACGGTCTGGCAGGACAAAAGCGTGAATTTCAGCTACGACCCGGAAACTTATCTCTTGAATAAAAAGATCTGTGTTACCGGTAAAGTCACCATGTTCGATGAAGTGCCGCGCATAAGCATCAACAATGAAAGCGAGGTGCAGTTATACGATGAAGCTGTTGGAAAATAA
- a CDS encoding acyl transferase codes for MTDPTLFLERPFTISGADEFNALALDLFRLHAAKNPVYRGFLNGLKVDPSLVADVAGIPYLPIGLFRDHRVLLEGLDPSAHFTSSGTTGSTTSTHHVPWPKLYERSFSTSFRAVYGDPKGWRILALLPAYLEREGSSLVYMAQQLIAASEDPLSGTYLYKYAELSEVLKRSEREGKKTLLLGVTFALLDLAEQFPQALKHTVIMETGGMKGRRPEIVREELHTILKKAFDVATIHSEYGMTELLSQAWSKGDGIYRCPPWMRISLRDVNDPLSSVSNGRTGGINVIDLANIASCPFIATQDLGRCYPDGSFEVLGRFDHSDVRGCNLLV; via the coding sequence ATCACTGACCCAACCCTCTTTCTTGAACGACCATTCACTATCAGTGGTGCTGATGAATTCAACGCATTGGCGCTGGATCTATTTCGTTTACATGCAGCAAAGAACCCGGTGTATCGGGGATTCCTGAATGGGTTGAAGGTCGACCCTTCATTGGTCGCTGATGTTGCTGGGATCCCATATCTACCTATTGGGTTGTTCCGAGATCACCGGGTTCTATTGGAAGGTTTGGACCCAAGCGCGCATTTCACGAGCAGCGGCACCACAGGCTCAACTACCAGTACACACCATGTGCCTTGGCCAAAGCTGTACGAGCGATCTTTCAGTACATCGTTCAGAGCAGTGTATGGCGACCCTAAGGGATGGCGGATCCTAGCGCTGTTACCCGCGTACCTGGAGCGCGAAGGCAGTTCATTGGTGTACATGGCTCAGCAATTGATCGCCGCAAGCGAAGACCCCTTGAGCGGCACCTACCTCTACAAATATGCCGAACTGAGCGAGGTGTTGAAGCGATCTGAACGCGAAGGGAAAAAGACGTTACTGCTCGGTGTAACGTTCGCATTACTGGACCTTGCCGAACAATTTCCGCAAGCCCTGAAGCACACCGTGATCATGGAGACCGGTGGAATGAAAGGCCGTAGACCCGAGATCGTACGCGAGGAATTACACACCATCCTGAAAAAAGCGTTTGACGTTGCAACCATCCACAGCGAATACGGTATGACGGAACTACTAAGCCAAGCATGGTCCAAGGGCGACGGGATATACCGCTGTCCACCGTGGATGCGAATAAGTTTACGCGATGTGAACGACCCGTTGAGCAGCGTATCAAACGGACGCACAGGAGGCATCAACGTGATCGATCTTGCAAACATTGCAAGTTGTCCCTTCATTGCTACGCAAGACCTTGGTCGGTGCTATCCAGATGGTTCGTTCGAAGTGTTAGGTCGGTTTGATCACAGCGATGTACGCGGGTGCAATTTGTTGGTGTAG
- a CDS encoding dihydroorotase — protein sequence MNNHLIRNARIVNEGAVYRADVLVRDGMIERVEVDGLGEVHGVQELDAKGAYLLPGVIDDQVHFREPGMTHKEDIAHATAAAAAGGVTSFMEMPNTEPQTLTQELLEMKYGLGAASSLVNYSFYMGISNSNLDEALRTDPGSVCGLKAFLGSSTGNMLVDDPATLENLFREAHMLLAIHAEDEATIRANMQQAIGRWGDAIPMEQHPLIRSAEACYTSSSNAVALALAHNTRLHVLHISTAKETALFQPGPLEEKRITAEACIHHLWFTDVAYAEKGALIKWNPAVKTAADRDAIREAVRDGRIDVVATDHAPHTLQEKESPYAQCPSGGPLIQHSLVAMLELMHQDVFTIAEVVEKLCHAPARLFQVSKRGYVAEGHHADLVLVDLDAPWTVSKENLLYKCGWSPFEGQQFRSKVLNTWVNGRMVYADGKVDRSVRGQRLSFAR from the coding sequence ATGAACAACCACCTTATACGCAACGCACGTATTGTCAACGAAGGAGCTGTCTATCGGGCAGATGTACTGGTGCGTGATGGCATGATCGAGCGTGTTGAAGTTGATGGGCTTGGTGAAGTGCATGGTGTACAAGAGTTGGATGCGAAAGGAGCTTATCTCTTGCCAGGGGTGATCGATGATCAAGTGCATTTTCGGGAGCCGGGAATGACCCATAAGGAGGATATCGCCCATGCTACAGCAGCTGCCGCTGCAGGCGGAGTGACCAGTTTCATGGAGATGCCGAATACGGAACCCCAAACGCTTACACAGGAATTATTGGAGATGAAGTACGGCCTGGGCGCGGCTAGTTCATTGGTGAACTATTCGTTCTACATGGGGATCAGCAATTCCAATTTGGATGAAGCATTGCGTACCGATCCCGGATCAGTCTGTGGATTGAAAGCATTCCTCGGTTCCAGTACAGGCAATATGTTGGTGGATGATCCCGCAACGCTAGAGAATTTATTCCGCGAGGCGCACATGCTCCTCGCGATCCATGCCGAGGATGAAGCGACGATCCGCGCCAATATGCAGCAGGCCATAGGGCGCTGGGGCGATGCCATTCCGATGGAACAACATCCGTTGATCCGCAGTGCTGAAGCCTGTTACACCAGTAGCAGCAATGCCGTTGCGCTTGCGCTTGCACACAACACGCGGTTGCATGTATTGCACATAAGTACCGCAAAAGAAACCGCGTTGTTCCAGCCCGGACCGTTGGAGGAAAAGCGCATTACTGCGGAAGCATGCATCCATCATCTTTGGTTCACCGATGTTGCATATGCAGAAAAAGGCGCACTGATCAAATGGAACCCTGCTGTAAAAACTGCTGCGGATCGAGATGCCATTCGCGAAGCGGTGCGTGATGGACGGATCGACGTGGTAGCAACAGACCATGCGCCGCATACCCTGCAAGAAAAGGAAAGTCCGTATGCCCAATGTCCATCCGGTGGACCATTGATCCAGCATTCACTGGTGGCCATGCTGGAACTGATGCATCAGGATGTGTTCACCATTGCGGAAGTGGTGGAGAAACTGTGCCATGCTCCAGCTCGGTTGTTCCAAGTTTCCAAGCGTGGGTACGTTGCTGAAGGTCACCATGCCGATCTGGTATTGGTGGATCTCGACGCACCCTGGACCGTGTCCAAAGAAAATCTCCTATACAAATGTGGTTGGTCGCCATTCGAAGGGCAGCAATTCCGATCGAAAGTGTTGAACACATGGGTGAACGGCCGCATGGTGTACGCTGATGGAAAAGTGGACCGTTCGGTACGGGGGCAGCGATTAAGTTTTGCACGATGA
- a CDS encoding tyrosine--tRNA ligase, with amino-acid sequence MANGFMDELRWRGLLQDSMPGAEEHLNKGPQRGYIGFDPTADSLHVGNLVQIMLLVHFQRAGHKPVALVGGATGMVGDPSGKSEERQLQTAEVLEHNVACIRKQLEHYLDFNAKDNAAELVNNYDWFKEMGFLQFIRDVGKHITVNYMMAKDSVKKRLETGLSFTEFSYQLVQGYDYYWLHKNMGCSVQMGGSDQWGNITTGSELIRRMSGGEAFAITSPLLTKADGSKFGKSEGGNIWLDAARTSPYKFFQFWLNTSDSDADKFIRIFTTWTQEEVEALIAEHTKAPHLRIVQKKLAEEITRRTHGEDELQSAIQASEVLFGKGDADALGKLSDQQWLDVFDGVPQAEVSRDLFAGGVNSVDLLSDHTGFLASKGEAKRALKEGSISVNREKVGDDKMIGTADLLSGKFILLQRGKKNYFLVKAM; translated from the coding sequence ATGGCGAACGGATTTATGGATGAACTGCGTTGGCGCGGATTGCTGCAAGACAGTATGCCCGGCGCGGAGGAACACTTGAACAAAGGACCACAACGCGGTTATATCGGCTTCGATCCTACTGCGGATTCGTTGCATGTTGGGAATCTCGTGCAGATCATGTTGTTGGTCCATTTTCAACGTGCAGGACATAAACCCGTGGCGCTGGTCGGCGGAGCTACCGGTATGGTGGGCGACCCAAGTGGTAAAAGCGAAGAACGCCAGTTACAGACCGCGGAGGTGCTGGAGCATAACGTAGCGTGCATCCGCAAACAGCTGGAACATTACCTCGATTTCAACGCGAAGGATAATGCCGCTGAACTCGTGAACAATTATGATTGGTTCAAGGAGATGGGTTTTTTACAGTTCATCCGTGACGTGGGTAAACACATTACCGTGAACTACATGATGGCGAAGGATTCCGTGAAAAAGCGCTTGGAAACCGGACTTTCGTTCACTGAGTTCAGTTACCAGTTGGTGCAGGGATACGATTACTACTGGTTGCACAAGAACATGGGTTGCAGCGTGCAAATGGGTGGCAGCGATCAGTGGGGCAATATCACCACGGGCAGCGAATTGATCCGCAGAATGAGTGGCGGGGAAGCATTCGCGATAACAAGCCCGCTGCTGACCAAGGCCGATGGTTCAAAATTCGGAAAGAGCGAAGGCGGAAATATCTGGTTGGATGCCGCGCGCACATCACCGTACAAATTCTTTCAGTTCTGGTTGAATACCTCCGATTCTGATGCTGATAAGTTCATCCGGATCTTTACAACATGGACCCAGGAAGAGGTCGAAGCGTTGATCGCGGAACATACCAAGGCTCCGCACTTACGCATCGTTCAGAAGAAGTTGGCAGAGGAGATCACACGAAGAACGCATGGTGAGGATGAGTTGCAAAGTGCGATACAAGCTTCTGAAGTGCTTTTTGGAAAAGGTGATGCGGATGCGTTGGGCAAGCTGTCCGATCAACAATGGTTGGATGTGTTCGACGGTGTTCCGCAAGCAGAAGTATCTCGTGATCTATTTGCCGGTGGTGTGAATAGTGTTGATCTTCTCTCGGACCATACAGGATTCTTGGCTTCCAAAGGCGAAGCGAAACGGGCACTGAAGGAGGGCAGTATCTCGGTGAATCGCGAGAAAGTAGGTGACGACAAAATGATCGGAACAGCTGACCTGTTGAGTGGGAAATTTATCCTGCTTCAACGCGGCAAGAAGAATTATTTTTTAGTGAAGGCGATGTAG